The Candidatus Omnitrophota bacterium genome has a window encoding:
- a CDS encoding lipid-binding SYLF domain-containing protein: MVNKRWVLLIAAFTILTVLTGCAKEPDNKWTRLIKECTKVMTEIRKMPDQGIPEGALLKAQAIAIFPNTISAGIGIGGQYGQGVILVNNNGRWSPPAIFTLGGGSIGWQIGGQATDIVLLFMDKKSVDALLSGKVKLGADASVAAGPVGRSASAATDIQLKGGILSYSRSRGLFIGIKLEGAVLAQHWDGNRELYGREISADNILIKNKVKVPRCARVLVRSLKTYSLLGRFM; this comes from the coding sequence ATGGTAAATAAAAGATGGGTCTTGTTAATAGCCGCTTTTACGATTTTGACTGTGCTTACCGGATGCGCTAAAGAGCCGGATAATAAATGGACCAGGCTTATCAAGGAATGCACTAAGGTAATGACAGAGATAAGGAAGATGCCCGATCAGGGCATACCCGAAGGTGCCCTCCTAAAAGCACAGGCAATAGCCATATTCCCGAATACTATTTCCGCGGGTATCGGTATCGGAGGTCAATACGGCCAGGGCGTTATACTGGTAAACAATAATGGGCGATGGTCACCCCCAGCCATATTCACACTCGGAGGCGGCAGCATAGGCTGGCAAATAGGCGGACAGGCCACAGATATAGTTTTACTTTTTATGGATAAAAAGAGCGTAGACGCGCTTTTAAGCGGCAAGGTAAAATTGGGCGCCGACGCTTCTGTTGCAGCGGGGCCGGTCGGCAGGAGCGCGTCCGCCGCTACGGACATTCAATTAAAGGGCGGTATATTATCATATTCCAGAAGCAGGGGATTGTTTATAGGGATAAAGCTCGAGGGCGCCGTGCTTGCGCAACATTGGGATGGCAACAGGGAACTTTACGGAAGAGAGATTTCCGCGGATAATATCCTTATCAAGAATAAGGTAAAGGTGCCGCGCTGCGCAAGGGTGTTAGTCAGGTCTCTGAAAACTTACAGCCTTCTTGGCAGGTTCATGTAA